A window of the Nisaea acidiphila genome harbors these coding sequences:
- the rpsU gene encoding 30S ribosomal protein S21, which produces MHVTVRDNNIDQALRALKKKMQREGVFREMKLRRNFEKPSEKRAREKAEAVRRYRKLMRKRMEREGF; this is translated from the coding sequence GTGCATGTAACGGTCCGCGATAACAACATCGATCAGGCCCTGCGCGCGCTGAAGAAGAAGATGCAGCGCGAGGGTGTCTTTCGGGAAATGAAGCTGCGCCGCAATTTCGAGAAGCCGTCGGAAAAGCGGGCGCGCGAGAAAGCCGAAGCGGTGCGCCGCTATCGCAAGCTCATGCGCAAGCGCATGGAGCGCGAAGGCTTCTAG
- a CDS encoding DUF2848 domain-containing protein, which produces MRDGATVTLRFEKPDGGMLAVSVSNLVVGGWSGRDSAALQHHIDELKAIGVEPPSQTPLFYRNAVNVLMQEDAIQVVGPDTSGEVEAVLIASDEGLWVTVGSDHTDRAAETYSVAASKQMCPKVLAREAWPLEDLLEHWDQIRLRAHATIDGEEVLYQDGTLAAIHRPETMMEKYADGTLAPGTVMLLGTFAAIGGIRPADRFAMEIEDPVRGATIAHAYDIHTLPHVS; this is translated from the coding sequence ATGCGCGATGGCGCCACGGTAACGCTCCGCTTCGAAAAGCCCGACGGCGGCATGCTTGCCGTCAGCGTCTCAAACCTTGTCGTCGGCGGCTGGAGCGGCCGCGACAGCGCGGCGCTGCAGCACCATATCGACGAGCTGAAGGCAATCGGCGTCGAGCCGCCGAGCCAGACCCCGCTGTTTTATCGCAATGCCGTCAACGTGCTGATGCAGGAGGACGCGATCCAGGTCGTCGGCCCGGATACTTCCGGTGAAGTGGAGGCGGTGCTGATCGCCAGCGACGAGGGGCTCTGGGTCACCGTCGGGTCTGACCATACGGACCGCGCCGCCGAAACCTATTCCGTCGCCGCCTCGAAACAGATGTGCCCAAAGGTTCTCGCCCGCGAGGCCTGGCCGCTAGAGGACCTGCTGGAACATTGGGACCAGATCCGGCTGCGCGCCCATGCCACCATCGATGGCGAGGAAGTGCTCTACCAGGACGGCACCCTCGCCGCGATCCACCGGCCCGAGACCATGATGGAGAAATATGCGGATGGAACGCTCGCGCCCGGCACGGTGATGCTGCTCGGCACGTTCGCCGCCATCGGCGGGATCCGCCCGGCCGACCGCTTCGCGATGGAGATCGAGGACCCGGTTCGCGGCGCCACCATCGCCCACGCCTACGACATCCACACCCTGCCACATGTGAGTTGA
- a CDS encoding 5-(carboxyamino)imidazole ribonucleotide synthase — translation MAETLAPGAVIGIIGGGQLGRMTALAAAPLGFRCHIYTPEENSPAAQVAERTTVAPYDDETALAEFAASVDVITYEFENIPVDTVQRLSKLAPVRPRPSVLAVSQHRVAEKDFARDSGAGTAPYRHVTTLDQLRDAVAEIGRPSVLKTCRFGYDGKGQVKITDRTELEEAWNSLDTDDAVLEGFVSFEMEISVIVARGLDGTSRAFPVAENHHVDHILSTSTVPAAIPAETEAAARTVAEALAERLDLVGLLAVEMFVTPDGKVLVNEVAPRPHNSGHWSQDGCATSQFEQFVRAVTGLPLGPVDVLFPTVMHNLIGDEVEQWEEIVAEPDAKLHLYGKAEARPGRKMGHVNMMKRA, via the coding sequence ATGGCGGAGACCCTGGCGCCCGGCGCGGTGATCGGGATTATCGGCGGCGGCCAGCTCGGCCGGATGACGGCGCTCGCCGCTGCCCCTCTCGGTTTCCGCTGCCATATCTACACGCCTGAGGAGAACAGTCCGGCCGCGCAGGTCGCAGAGCGCACCACGGTCGCGCCTTACGACGACGAGACGGCTCTTGCCGAATTCGCCGCCAGCGTCGACGTGATTACCTACGAGTTCGAAAATATTCCGGTGGATACGGTGCAGAGGCTTTCGAAGCTTGCACCCGTGCGTCCCCGTCCCAGCGTGCTGGCAGTGTCACAGCACAGGGTCGCGGAGAAGGACTTCGCCCGGGATTCCGGGGCGGGAACCGCGCCATATCGACACGTGACGACTCTCGATCAACTGCGCGACGCCGTTGCGGAGATCGGGCGCCCGTCGGTGCTCAAGACCTGCCGGTTCGGCTATGACGGCAAGGGCCAGGTCAAGATCACGGACAGAACCGAGCTGGAAGAAGCCTGGAACTCGCTCGACACCGACGACGCGGTGCTTGAGGGTTTCGTTTCCTTCGAGATGGAAATCTCGGTGATCGTCGCGCGCGGTCTCGACGGCACGTCGCGCGCCTTCCCGGTGGCCGAAAATCATCATGTGGATCACATTCTGAGCACCAGTACGGTTCCGGCGGCGATCCCGGCGGAGACGGAAGCCGCCGCCCGAACAGTCGCCGAGGCGCTGGCCGAACGGCTCGACCTCGTCGGGTTGCTCGCGGTCGAGATGTTCGTCACGCCGGACGGCAAGGTGCTGGTCAACGAGGTCGCGCCGCGCCCGCACAATTCCGGTCACTGGAGCCAGGACGGCTGCGCCACCAGCCAGTTCGAGCAGTTCGTGCGCGCGGTGACCGGCTTGCCGCTCGGCCCGGTGGACGTGTTGTTCCCGACGGTCATGCATAACCTGATCGGCGATGAGGTCGAGCAATGGGAGGAAATCGTCGCCGAGCCGGACGCCAAGCTGCATCTCTACGGCAAGGCCGAGGCGCGTCCCGGGCGCAAGATGGGGCACGTCAACATGATGAAGCGCGCCTGA
- a CDS encoding aminotransferase class III-fold pyridoxal phosphate-dependent enzyme translates to MKDSICERDAAAFLRQAGSTPVTHAFTACEGAWAVDESGHRFLDFHGNTCHNIGYAHPRMIAALKEQLDALSFAPRLFTSEPAVTLAEMLAARWPYGDARVLLGTSGADAIEMALKIAFVATGRTQTIAFNGSWHGAALGALSVGGTALEREEFPALEGCHHVHAYWPDGKGETAEAAAQAAFEALEYYLKGRDIAAVLSEPIRATPHLPPAWFWPEVRALCDNTGTLLIFDEIPTGLGKTGRFFASQHFDAAPDITVLGKSLGGGILPLSAVIARAELDVAPHLGIGHYTHQKNPMLARAGIETLRIIEDEGLVAAAQRKGRDALDILSEMVRNGAAYDEARGIGLAIAVAVGNPESLMEMKETCYRLGLNTGAADGRFLTLSPPLTTSEAELSEAAGILARAATASG, encoded by the coding sequence GTGAAAGACTCCATCTGCGAACGGGATGCCGCCGCCTTCCTCCGGCAGGCCGGCTCGACGCCGGTAACGCATGCTTTCACCGCCTGCGAGGGTGCCTGGGCGGTTGACGAGAGCGGACACCGCTTTCTCGATTTCCACGGCAACACCTGCCACAATATCGGCTACGCGCATCCGCGCATGATAGCGGCGCTGAAAGAGCAGCTCGACGCTCTGAGTTTTGCACCGCGTCTTTTCACATCCGAACCCGCCGTCACACTCGCCGAGATGCTGGCCGCCCGCTGGCCCTATGGAGACGCCCGCGTCCTCTTGGGGACCTCGGGCGCGGACGCCATCGAAATGGCGCTGAAGATCGCTTTTGTGGCGACAGGGCGCACACAGACGATCGCTTTCAACGGAAGCTGGCACGGCGCCGCGCTCGGTGCGCTCTCTGTCGGCGGAACCGCATTGGAACGTGAAGAGTTTCCCGCACTCGAAGGCTGTCATCACGTCCACGCGTACTGGCCGGACGGGAAAGGCGAAACGGCGGAAGCGGCGGCCCAGGCCGCGTTCGAGGCGCTCGAATACTATCTGAAGGGCCGCGATATCGCGGCCGTGCTCTCCGAGCCGATCCGTGCAACGCCGCATTTGCCGCCGGCTTGGTTCTGGCCGGAAGTGCGCGCGCTCTGCGACAATACCGGGACGTTGCTGATCTTTGATGAAATTCCGACCGGACTAGGTAAGACCGGCCGCTTTTTCGCCAGCCAGCATTTCGACGCAGCGCCCGACATCACCGTACTCGGCAAGTCTCTTGGCGGAGGCATCCTGCCGCTTTCGGCGGTGATCGCGCGAGCCGAGCTGGATGTCGCCCCGCATCTCGGGATCGGCCATTACACGCACCAGAAGAATCCGATGCTGGCCCGCGCCGGGATCGAGACGCTACGGATCATCGAGGACGAAGGTCTTGTCGCCGCCGCACAACGCAAGGGTCGAGACGCCCTCGACATACTCTCCGAGATGGTCCGGAACGGTGCGGCCTACGACGAAGCGAGAGGGATCGGCCTCGCCATCGCAGTTGCCGTCGGCAACCCGGAAAGCCTGATGGAAATGAAAGAGACCTGCTACCGTCTCGGCCTGAATACCGGCGCCGCAGACGGCCGATTTCTAACACTGTCCCCGCCGCTGACCACCAGCGAAGCGGAACTGTCGGAGGCCGCCGGCATCCTCGCTCGGGCCGCCACAGCCTCCGGCTGA
- a CDS encoding YdcH family protein, with protein sequence MDALEADREELSRRLEELKVEHRDLDDVIARLAEDGPFNQLQIQRLKKRKLLLKDQMIRLESELLPDIIA encoded by the coding sequence ATTGACGCGTTGGAAGCAGACCGCGAAGAACTGTCGCGCAGGCTCGAAGAGCTCAAGGTTGAACACCGCGATCTCGACGACGTCATTGCGCGCTTGGCGGAAGACGGGCCGTTCAATCAGCTCCAGATCCAGCGTCTGAAGAAGCGCAAACTGCTTCTCAAGGATCAGATGATCCGGCTCGAAAGCGAGCTGCTTCCCGACATTATCGCCTGA
- a CDS encoding TIGR00266 family protein: MAADVIDYKIEGDHAPLLTVTLDPGEAVQAEAGAMVLMDQGIRMTTELSGGLLGGLFRKFSGESLFLTYFINEGDERQDACFAGSMPGQIRAIDLSQSDGLFYCQRDAYLCSARGVDVSIALTKRLGAGFFGGEGLILQKLEGDGLAFLNAGGTLIERELAEGQRITVDTGCLVGFSGSCDYDIAFQKGIRNLVFGGEGIFVTHVTGPGRVIVQTQPIAELAMSLARLMPKEGD; encoded by the coding sequence ATGGCCGCCGACGTCATCGACTACAAGATCGAGGGGGATCATGCCCCGCTGCTGACCGTGACGCTGGATCCGGGCGAGGCCGTGCAGGCCGAGGCCGGCGCCATGGTCCTGATGGATCAGGGTATCAGAATGACCACCGAACTCTCCGGCGGTCTGCTCGGCGGGCTGTTCCGCAAGTTCTCCGGTGAGAGCCTGTTCCTGACCTATTTCATCAACGAGGGGGACGAGCGGCAGGATGCCTGCTTCGCGGGATCGATGCCGGGGCAGATCCGGGCCATCGATCTCAGCCAGAGCGACGGTCTCTTCTACTGCCAGCGCGATGCCTATCTCTGCAGTGCCCGCGGCGTCGATGTCTCGATCGCCCTGACGAAACGGCTCGGGGCGGGTTTCTTCGGCGGCGAGGGGCTCATCCTTCAGAAGCTGGAGGGGGACGGGCTGGCTTTCCTGAATGCGGGCGGCACGCTGATCGAGCGGGAGCTGGCGGAGGGACAGCGGATCACCGTCGATACCGGGTGTCTTGTCGGCTTCTCCGGAAGCTGCGACTACGACATCGCCTTCCAGAAGGGGATCAGGAATTTGGTGTTCGGCGGCGAGGGGATCTTCGTCACCCACGTGACCGGTCCGGGCCGGGTCATCGTGCAGACCCAGCCGATCGCCGAGCTCGCCATGTCGCTGGCGCGGCTGATGCCGAAAGAGGGCGACTGA
- a CDS encoding TIGR02444 family protein — MRTLENPFWSYSLSTYARENVAAECLSLQDREGLDVNLLLLCCWLGSRGTEMSAEDIRRAITAAGDWSLPVIGPIRAVRRHLKPLAEDEQIAAFRKQVAALELAAEQIQQAQLFAETRALAPGKTEPAIAAAANLRLYASLTKPGRHAEIQESLLKLLCAAFPDAMEVDIVSTLADPASE, encoded by the coding sequence ATGCGCACCCTTGAGAACCCGTTCTGGAGCTACTCCCTCTCGACCTATGCAAGGGAGAACGTCGCCGCTGAATGCCTCTCACTCCAGGATCGGGAAGGTCTCGACGTGAACCTGCTGCTGCTCTGCTGCTGGCTCGGGTCCCGGGGTACGGAGATGTCGGCGGAGGACATACGGCGGGCGATCACGGCTGCTGGCGATTGGTCGCTGCCGGTGATCGGCCCCATCCGTGCCGTCCGACGGCACCTGAAGCCGCTTGCCGAGGATGAGCAGATCGCCGCCTTCCGCAAGCAGGTCGCAGCGCTCGAACTCGCCGCAGAACAGATCCAGCAAGCCCAGCTTTTCGCCGAGACCCGCGCGTTGGCCCCTGGCAAGACCGAACCGGCGATAGCTGCCGCCGCCAACCTCCGTCTTTATGCATCCCTCACCAAACCCGGCAGACACGCCGAGATTCAAGAAAGTCTTTTGAAACTGCTTTGCGCCGCCTTCCCCGATGCGATGGAAGTGGATATCGTTTCCACTCTTGCCGATCCGGCATCCGAATAA
- a CDS encoding COQ9 family protein, whose translation MSKETVLEKREAERDRVLDCILPHVMFDGWSRKALKHGAEDAGISASDLDRLFPAGVPDCIGHFLDRADREMVLEFQRRNPAQMKVREKIAAAVRIRLEQAAPHKEAVRRTLAYMAVPGQGGLGTRGLYRTVDAIWKAAGDTSTDYNFYTKRGLLAAVYSSTLLFWLNDTSEDHVETWDFLDRRIQNVMEIPKLTGRLKDAAAKFTNPFEALKSCAPKRRPFAGAR comes from the coding sequence ATGAGCAAGGAAACCGTTCTCGAGAAGCGCGAGGCGGAGCGCGACCGGGTGCTGGACTGTATCCTGCCGCACGTCATGTTCGACGGCTGGAGCCGTAAGGCGCTGAAGCACGGTGCCGAGGACGCGGGGATCTCCGCATCCGATCTGGACAGGCTCTTTCCGGCCGGGGTGCCGGATTGCATCGGGCATTTCCTCGACCGGGCCGACCGCGAGATGGTGCTCGAATTCCAGCGCCGGAATCCGGCGCAGATGAAGGTGCGCGAGAAGATCGCGGCGGCGGTACGTATCCGTCTCGAACAGGCTGCGCCGCATAAGGAAGCGGTGCGCCGGACGCTTGCCTATATGGCGGTTCCGGGCCAGGGCGGCCTCGGAACCCGCGGTCTCTACCGGACTGTCGACGCGATCTGGAAAGCGGCGGGCGACACCTCGACCGACTATAATTTCTATACCAAGCGCGGGCTGCTCGCGGCGGTCTACAGTTCGACCCTGCTGTTCTGGCTGAACGACACGTCCGAGGACCATGTCGAGACCTGGGACTTCCTCGACCGGCGGATCCAGAACGTCATGGAGATCCCGAAACTGACCGGGCGTCTGAAGGACGCCGCAGCGAAATTTACCAATCCGTTCGAGGCGCTGAAATCCTGCGCCCCGAAGCGCCGTCCCTTCGCAGGGGCTCGCTAG
- the purE gene encoding 5-(carboxyamino)imidazole ribonucleotide mutase gives MAEAATPLVGIIMGSQSDWETMKEAALILEALDVPHETRIVSAHRTPARMTEYAAAAKGRGLQVIIAGAGGAAHLPGMVAAQTTLPVLGVPVESKALKGMDSLLSIVQMPGGVPVGTLAIGKAGAKNAGLMAAAILANGDDALHSRLAAWRETQTGSVGDVPVDS, from the coding sequence ATGGCCGAGGCCGCGACACCACTTGTCGGTATCATCATGGGAAGCCAGTCGGACTGGGAGACCATGAAGGAAGCCGCTCTCATTCTCGAAGCTCTGGACGTCCCGCACGAGACCCGCATCGTCTCCGCGCACCGCACGCCGGCCCGGATGACCGAATACGCGGCCGCAGCCAAGGGGCGCGGCCTCCAGGTGATCATCGCAGGTGCCGGCGGCGCGGCGCATCTTCCAGGCATGGTCGCGGCGCAGACGACACTGCCGGTACTCGGTGTGCCGGTCGAGAGCAAGGCTCTGAAAGGCATGGATAGTTTGCTCTCCATCGTCCAGATGCCCGGCGGGGTCCCGGTCGGCACGCTTGCCATCGGCAAGGCCGGGGCGAAGAATGCGGGCCTGATGGCTGCCGCCATTCTGGCGAACGGGGACGATGCCCTGCATTCCCGCCTCGCGGCCTGGCGCGAGACCCAGACCGGTTCCGTCGGCGACGTTCCGGTGGATTCCTGA
- the def gene encoding peptide deformylase, protein MTAQQIVRMGDPVLRQRAGEIEDPSSEEVAALAADMADSMAAAGGVGLAAPQIGISRRIIVFKVPADRATAETNDGPLDLQVLVNPVIEPLSGEMELGWEGCLSIPGLKGEVPRYRKILYRGYDLNGEKVLRHAEGFHARVIQHEVDHLDGILYPERMTDMRRFGYGEELLRAAAEVPPVNERGDGK, encoded by the coding sequence ATGACAGCACAGCAGATCGTACGGATGGGTGACCCGGTGCTCCGGCAGCGGGCAGGCGAAATCGAGGATCCCTCGTCAGAGGAGGTCGCGGCGCTTGCCGCGGACATGGCCGACTCGATGGCGGCGGCCGGTGGGGTCGGGCTCGCCGCGCCGCAAATCGGGATTTCGCGGCGGATCATCGTCTTCAAGGTACCCGCGGACCGGGCTACTGCGGAGACTAATGACGGGCCCCTCGACTTGCAGGTCCTGGTCAATCCGGTGATCGAGCCTCTCTCGGGCGAGATGGAACTCGGCTGGGAGGGCTGCCTCTCCATTCCGGGACTGAAGGGCGAGGTCCCGCGCTACCGGAAGATTCTCTATAGAGGCTACGACCTCAACGGCGAGAAGGTCCTGCGCCATGCGGAAGGCTTTCACGCACGGGTGATTCAGCACGAGGTCGATCATCTCGACGGGATTCTCTATCCTGAGCGCATGACCGACATGCGGCGCTTCGGCTATGGCGAGGAGCTGCTGCGGGCGGCGGCGGAGGTCCCGCCGGTGAACGAACGGGGAGACGGGAAATGA
- a CDS encoding AMP-dependent synthetase/ligase, with the protein MDYKAIRNLATSFFDQSERLADRPFLWAKQDGAYQCLTYGETRTAVQRCARGLRAIGIAKGDRVLLLSENRPEWVIADLAIMAVGAIAVPAYTTATTDDILFVLDHSGSKAAIVSTERLAKKLMPAARSADACETVISIEAPGEATQAGVTVVGWNDLISRGEAVEGDPAAWAAELERGEVCSLIYTSGTGGRPKGVMLTHGSLLANCEGAHDLLDELGLEHEVFLSLLPLSHSYEHACGLHFPISIGAEIYYAEGPEKVAQNLGEAKPTIMTAVPRLYEVLHDRIRRGVDAKGGLSAKLFHRAVVLGTKAYRDPSSLSLKERAENALLDALVRRKVSTRFGGRLKAFVSGGGALNPDIGTFFLSLGVRILQGYGQTEASPVVSCNRCKKVKIHTVGPPLKDVEVKIADDGEILVRGELLMKGYWLDPETTAKTIVDGWLYTGDIGKIDEDGYIVITDRKKDIIVNSGGDNISPARVEGQLTVEPEIGQAMTYGDKRPYLVAVLVPDASFVEEWAKDNGTNTDLLALAANEDFAKAIAGAMERANGRLSQIEKVRRFVLADEPFTTENAMMTPTLKIRRHKIREAYWERLDALYGRS; encoded by the coding sequence ATGGACTACAAGGCGATACGCAATCTCGCAACTTCGTTCTTCGACCAGTCCGAAAGGCTGGCGGACCGCCCGTTTCTCTGGGCGAAACAGGACGGTGCCTACCAGTGCCTGACATATGGCGAGACGAGGACCGCGGTCCAACGCTGCGCACGTGGTCTGCGCGCCATTGGGATCGCGAAAGGCGACCGGGTCCTGCTGCTGTCCGAAAACAGGCCCGAATGGGTGATCGCCGATCTCGCGATCATGGCGGTCGGCGCCATCGCGGTCCCGGCTTATACGACGGCGACTACCGACGACATCCTCTTCGTTCTCGACCATAGCGGCTCGAAAGCCGCCATCGTCTCGACCGAGCGCCTTGCAAAGAAACTCATGCCGGCGGCACGCAGTGCCGATGCCTGCGAGACGGTGATCTCGATCGAGGCCCCGGGCGAGGCCACCCAGGCCGGCGTTACCGTTGTCGGCTGGAACGATCTCATTTCCCGCGGCGAAGCGGTCGAGGGCGATCCCGCCGCCTGGGCCGCCGAACTGGAGCGCGGCGAGGTCTGCAGCCTGATCTATACCTCCGGGACCGGCGGCCGGCCGAAAGGTGTCATGCTGACCCACGGCTCGCTGCTCGCGAATTGCGAGGGGGCGCACGACCTGCTGGACGAGCTCGGCCTCGAGCACGAGGTGTTCCTTTCGCTGCTGCCCCTCTCCCACTCCTACGAACATGCCTGCGGGCTGCATTTCCCGATCTCCATCGGGGCCGAGATCTACTATGCGGAAGGTCCCGAGAAGGTCGCGCAGAATCTCGGCGAGGCGAAGCCGACGATCATGACGGCAGTCCCGCGGCTCTACGAAGTGCTGCACGACCGGATCCGACGCGGCGTGGACGCCAAAGGCGGGCTCAGCGCAAAGCTGTTCCACCGCGCCGTCGTCCTCGGCACCAAGGCCTATCGCGATCCCTCCAGCCTTTCCCTGAAGGAACGCGCCGAAAACGCGCTTCTCGACGCCCTGGTGCGCCGCAAGGTCTCGACCCGCTTCGGCGGCCGCCTGAAGGCCTTCGTCTCCGGCGGCGGCGCGCTTAATCCCGACATCGGGACCTTCTTCCTCTCCCTCGGCGTGCGCATCCTGCAGGGCTACGGCCAGACCGAGGCCTCGCCGGTGGTGAGCTGCAATCGCTGCAAGAAGGTGAAGATCCACACCGTCGGGCCGCCGCTGAAGGATGTCGAGGTGAAGATCGCCGACGACGGCGAGATTCTGGTGCGCGGCGAATTGCTGATGAAGGGTTATTGGCTCGATCCCGAGACCACCGCCAAGACCATCGTCGACGGCTGGCTCTATACCGGGGACATCGGGAAGATCGACGAGGATGGCTATATCGTCATCACCGACCGCAAGAAGGACATCATCGTCAATTCCGGCGGCGACAACATCTCCCCCGCCCGCGTCGAAGGCCAGCTCACGGTCGAACCGGAGATCGGCCAGGCCATGACCTACGGCGACAAGCGGCCCTATCTGGTCGCGGTCCTGGTCCCTGACGCTTCTTTCGTCGAAGAATGGGCGAAGGACAACGGGACAAATACCGATCTCCTCGCACTTGCCGCCAACGAAGACTTCGCCAAAGCGATCGCCGGTGCGATGGAACGGGCAAACGGACGTCTGTCCCAAATCGAGAAAGTCCGTCGCTTCGTTCTGGCGGACGAGCCCTTCACCACCGAGAACGCGATGATGACGCCGACTCTCAAGATCCGGCGGCACAAGATCCGCGAGGCTTACTGGGAGCGTCTCGACGCGCTCTACGGCCGGAGCTGA
- a CDS encoding amidase: protein MFAPLKDLAADLAAGKTTSEKLTEEALERIADPAGEGKRIYTEVFAEAARAEAKASDALRAAGIVPSPLAGIPISVKDLFDIRGKVTMAGSVARKDEPAAGADAPAVARLRAAGAIILGRTNMTEFAFSGLGLNPHYGTPKNPYDRATGRIPGGSSSGAAVSVTDGMAAAGIGSDTGGSVRIPSALNGLTGFKPTARRVPTDGAFPLSWSLDSIGPLARTASCCALLDAVMAGETPKPVAPLPVKGMRLVVPGTIVLDDMDEHVAKTFEAALDRLSKAGAILEEKSFEWLLEIPASNKAGGFAPTEAYAIHRELLSRKEAEYDPRVATRIQGGAKMLAADYVILERRRTEIQAVANAATRDYDAVLMPSVPVVAPSIASLEADEHLYHTTNLLMLRNPSLGNFLDRSAVSLPCHEAGTGPVGLMVVGETMGDAKTLAVAAGIEAALAG from the coding sequence ATGTTCGCCCCGCTGAAAGACCTTGCTGCCGACCTCGCCGCCGGGAAGACGACCTCCGAGAAACTGACAGAAGAGGCGCTTGAGCGGATCGCCGATCCGGCAGGAGAAGGCAAACGCATCTATACGGAAGTCTTCGCCGAGGCCGCGCGAGCGGAAGCGAAGGCGAGCGATGCGCTGCGCGCCGCCGGAATCGTCCCCTCGCCGCTGGCGGGCATTCCGATCTCGGTGAAGGATCTCTTCGATATCCGGGGCAAGGTCACCATGGCCGGCTCTGTCGCCCGCAAGGACGAACCCGCCGCTGGGGCGGACGCACCGGCCGTCGCCCGCCTCCGGGCCGCCGGAGCGATCATCCTCGGACGCACCAACATGACCGAGTTCGCTTTCTCGGGTCTGGGCCTCAATCCGCATTACGGTACGCCGAAGAACCCCTACGACCGGGCGACCGGGCGCATCCCCGGCGGGTCCTCCTCCGGTGCCGCAGTTTCCGTGACCGACGGCATGGCCGCGGCCGGCATCGGCTCCGATACCGGCGGCTCGGTGCGCATCCCCTCGGCCCTGAACGGCCTCACCGGCTTCAAGCCGACCGCGCGGCGGGTGCCGACCGACGGCGCCTTCCCGCTCTCCTGGAGCCTCGATTCCATCGGCCCGCTCGCCCGGACGGCTTCCTGCTGCGCCCTGCTCGACGCGGTGATGGCCGGAGAGACGCCGAAACCGGTCGCTCCGCTGCCGGTCAAGGGCATGCGCCTCGTCGTGCCCGGCACCATCGTTCTCGACGACATGGACGAGCATGTCGCGAAGACGTTCGAGGCGGCCCTGGACAGGCTCTCGAAGGCGGGCGCGATCCTGGAAGAAAAGAGCTTCGAGTGGCTGTTGGAGATCCCGGCATCGAACAAAGCCGGCGGGTTCGCCCCGACCGAGGCCTATGCGATCCACCGGGAGCTGCTGTCGCGCAAGGAAGCGGAATACGATCCGCGCGTCGCGACCCGGATTCAGGGCGGCGCCAAGATGCTGGCGGCGGATTACGTCATTCTGGAAAGGCGCCGGACGGAGATCCAGGCTGTCGCCAACGCGGCGACGCGGGACTATGACGCGGTGCTGATGCCGAGCGTGCCGGTCGTGGCACCGAGCATTGCCAGTCTTGAGGCCGACGAGCATCTCTATCACACGACCAACCTGCTCATGCTGCGCAACCCGTCGCTCGGCAACTTCCTCGACCGCTCCGCCGTCTCCCTGCCATGCCATGAAGCGGGAACGGGCCCGGTCGGCCTGATGGTCGTCGGCGAAACCATGGGCGATGCCAAGACCCTCGCAGTCGCCGCAGGGATCGAGGCCGCGCTAGCGGGCTGA